In Triticum urartu cultivar G1812 chromosome 6, Tu2.1, whole genome shotgun sequence, the following proteins share a genomic window:
- the LOC125515469 gene encoding chlorophyllase-1-like: MAAPAETMNKPGAEVLKALTSVFQPGKLAVEAIQVDENAAPTPPIPVLIVAPKDAGTYPVAMLLHGFFLHNHFYEHLLRHVASHGFIIVAPQFSISIIPSGDAEDIAAAAKVADWLPDGLPSVLPKGVEPELSKLALAGHSRGGHTAFSLALGHAKTQLTFSALIGLDPVAGTGKSSQLQPKILTHEPSSFGMAMPVLVVGTGLGEEKKNIFFPPCAPRDVNHAEFYRECRPPCYYFVTKDYGHLDMLDDGAPKFITCVCKDGNGCKGKMRRCVAGIMVAFLNAALGGKDGDLEAILRDPAVAPTTLDPVEHRLA, encoded by the exons ATGGCAGCACCGGCAGAGACGATGAACAAGCCCGGCGCCGAGGTTCTCAAGGCACTCACCTCGGTGTTCCAGCCGGGGAAGCTTGCCGTCGAGGCGATTCAGGTGGATGAGAATGCGGCCCCGACACCGCCCATCCCGGTGCTGATCGTCGCACCCAAGGATGCGGGAACCTACCCCGTCGCTATGCTCTTGCACGGCTTCTTCCTCCATAACCACTTCTACGAACACCTTCTCCGGCACGTCGCGTCCCACGGCTTCATCATTGTCGCGCCCCAG TTCAGCATCAGTATCATACCTTCGGGTGACGCCGAGGACATCGCCGCGGCAGCCAAGGTGGCAGACTGGCTCCCCGACGGCCTCCCGTCCGTGCTGCCCAAAGGCGTCGAGCCGGAGCTCTCGAAGCTCGCCTTGGCCGGCCACAGCCGAGGAGGCCACACGGCTTTCTCCTTGGCCCTGGGGCATGCCAAGACCCAGCTAACCTTCTCCGCGCTCATCGGCCTCGACCCCGTCGCCGGCACGGGGAAGTCCTCCCAGCTCCAGCCCAAGATCCTCACCCACGAGCCCTCCTCCTTCGGCATGGCCATGCCGGTGCTGGTCGTCGGCACCGGGCTCGGCGAGGAGAAGAAGAACATATTCTTCCCTCCCTGCGCACCGAGGGACGTGAACCACGCGGAATTCTACCGCGAGTGCAGGCCGCCCTGCTACTACTTTGTGACCAAGGACTACGGGCATCTGGACATGCTGGACGACGGCGCCCCCAAGTTCATCACCTGCGTCTGCAAGGATGGGAACGGGTGCAAGGGCAAGATGAGGAGGTGCGTTGCTGGGATCATGGTGGCATTTCTGAATGCTGCCCTTGGTGGGAAAGATGGAGATCTTGAGGCCATACTGAGAGACCCGGCGGTTGCACCAACCACGCTTGATCCGGTTGAGCACCGCCTGGCGTGA